Proteins co-encoded in one Leptospiraceae bacterium genomic window:
- a CDS encoding class I SAM-dependent methyltransferase, with protein sequence MNELIEILTSNQGKLDSWILKNKIDAYRVYDRELQEFPAAIDIYLKKAHIQIYEDDSTANEDLLIEQIGLAVEKVLGISSKNQYYKSRRRQKEGAQYEKVASEKERFVIRENDAKLIVNLKDYLDTGIFLDHRKTRTLVKNEFAKGKERMLNLFSYTSSFSVVAAKAGVRYTTSVDMSNTYCDWSRDNFQLNGLEKFNHIAIRENVQFFLENMKQSWRFDLIVIDPPTFSRSKKMPIPFDVQKDHPFLINHCLDHLNQDGIILFSNNFQKFKLNGDAINTDNVQDITRDTIPEDFRNDKIHKCYLIKHS encoded by the coding sequence ATGAATGAATTAATAGAAATTTTAACTAGCAACCAGGGAAAATTAGATTCCTGGATTTTAAAAAATAAAATAGATGCCTATCGAGTCTATGATAGGGAATTACAGGAATTTCCGGCTGCGATTGATATCTATCTAAAGAAAGCCCATATCCAAATCTATGAAGACGATTCTACGGCGAATGAAGATTTGCTGATAGAACAAATTGGATTAGCAGTAGAAAAAGTTCTAGGCATTTCATCAAAAAACCAATACTATAAATCCCGTCGCAGACAAAAAGAAGGAGCACAATACGAAAAAGTAGCTTCCGAAAAAGAAAGATTTGTAATCCGGGAAAATGACGCAAAGCTAATTGTAAACCTAAAAGACTATTTAGACACAGGAATATTTTTAGATCACAGAAAGACTCGCACTCTTGTAAAAAATGAATTCGCAAAAGGTAAAGAGAGAATGTTAAACCTATTCTCCTATACTTCTTCTTTTAGTGTTGTTGCAGCGAAGGCAGGTGTGCGTTATACGACATCGGTAGATATGTCAAATACCTATTGTGATTGGTCACGCGACAACTTCCAATTAAACGGACTAGAGAAATTTAACCATATTGCGATCAGAGAAAACGTGCAATTCTTTTTAGAAAATATGAAACAAAGCTGGAGATTTGATTTAATAGTGATTGATCCTCCGACGTTTTCTCGCTCTAAGAAAATGCCGATTCCATTTGACGTTCAAAAAGATCATCCATTTCTAATCAACCACTGCTTAGATCATTTAAACCAAGACGGAATAATATTATTCTCAAATAACTTTCAAAAATTTAAGCTTAACGGGGATGCGATTAACACAGATAATGTGCAAGACATTACCAGAGATACGATCCCCGAAGACTTTCGAAATGACAAAATTCACAAATGCTATTTAATTAAACACTCTTAA
- a CDS encoding band 7 protein, with product MFGIRFIKVRPTDYAILYRKGKIRAEGTGLSFFYYAPSANVVIVPAASCDSPFIFKETTIDYQEINIQGQFTYRVLQPTKLAGLLDFAVDANGRYTGDGFEKLPVRLTNVIQVTIREKLSGMDLRTALKSGSELVTHVKSRLKDNESLSALGIEVVDFAILKVSPTPEMSRALEASARETLLKEADEAIYVRRNFAVEQERKIKENELQTQIAIEEKNRKIREEQMNIEIAVQEKQSLLEEARMNSQMAMQEKEDEIESQRLKAEILREEERKKLVSHQSENTIQASKAKGEALRLELNALAGLSPELLEVLAANQMNSQQIVSRAMRDLAKNAQKIGNLNISPDLLNSLLEREQG from the coding sequence ATGTTTGGAATTCGATTTATAAAAGTTCGTCCTACCGATTATGCAATTCTTTATCGCAAAGGTAAAATTCGTGCAGAAGGAACAGGTCTTAGTTTTTTTTACTATGCTCCTTCTGCTAACGTAGTCATTGTTCCTGCGGCTAGTTGTGATTCGCCGTTTATTTTCAAAGAGACTACAATTGACTATCAGGAAATAAACATTCAGGGTCAGTTCACCTATCGAGTCTTACAACCCACAAAACTTGCCGGCTTACTTGATTTTGCCGTAGATGCTAATGGTCGTTACACAGGAGATGGATTTGAAAAACTTCCAGTCCGGCTAACAAACGTTATCCAAGTAACGATTCGCGAAAAGCTTTCCGGTATGGATCTTCGCACTGCCCTCAAGTCAGGAAGTGAGCTAGTCACTCATGTTAAATCCAGACTGAAAGATAACGAATCCTTATCCGCACTCGGAATCGAAGTAGTAGACTTTGCCATTCTAAAGGTAAGTCCTACTCCCGAAATGTCTAGAGCCCTCGAAGCAAGTGCGAGAGAAACACTCCTCAAAGAAGCAGACGAAGCCATTTACGTAAGAAGAAATTTTGCAGTAGAGCAAGAGCGTAAAATCAAAGAAAACGAATTACAAACACAAATCGCAATCGAAGAAAAAAATCGCAAAATCCGCGAAGAGCAAATGAATATAGAAATTGCCGTTCAAGAAAAACAAAGTCTCTTAGAAGAAGCTAGAATGAATTCACAAATGGCAATGCAAGAAAAAGAAGATGAAATTGAATCCCAAAGATTAAAAGCAGAAATTCTAAGAGAAGAAGAGCGCAAAAAACTTGTTAGCCACCAATCCGAAAATACAATTCAGGCTTCCAAAGCAAAAGGAGAAGCTTTACGCTTAGAGCTTAACGCTCTTGCAGGACTTAGCCCTGAGCTATTAGAAGTCTTAGCGGCTAATCAGATGAATTCACAACAAATCGTCAGTCGCGCTATGCGTGACCTTGCGAAGAATGCACAGAAGATTGGAAACCTAAACATCAGTCCTGATTTACTAAATAGCCTTTTAGAAAGAGAGCAAGGCTGA
- a CDS encoding alpha/beta hydrolase, with protein sequence MTYTNKQSSFNSSVDNTKIFYQSWKKPNANRLLIIQHGFGEHSDRYKNILEKLKDSDFSIYALDARGHGRSEGIRGHVDQFQYYVEDLSDLVHIALAEEKQEKFFLLGHSLGGVISLQFALEVHNQDKMHGLIVSSPALKVKFDLEKLFKRELAKIFAQFIPKFVVDANIDVNLLSHDKAVVEDYKKDPLNHGKVSFQMANHLFHLSYAIFEKAKLLQIPVLMIHGDADGIAEARGSIELDSHITSNKKTLKIYTGLYHELMNELPENREIVLNDIKNFLDSVIPEKK encoded by the coding sequence ATGACATACACGAACAAACAAAGCAGCTTTAATTCCTCAGTAGACAATACAAAAATATTTTATCAATCTTGGAAAAAGCCGAATGCAAATCGACTCCTTATTATACAACATGGATTTGGAGAGCATAGTGATCGTTATAAAAATATTTTAGAAAAATTAAAAGATTCTGATTTTTCCATATACGCATTGGATGCAAGAGGTCATGGAAGATCGGAAGGAATTCGAGGGCACGTAGATCAATTTCAATATTATGTTGAAGACTTGTCTGATTTAGTTCACATAGCTCTAGCAGAGGAAAAACAAGAAAAATTCTTTTTATTAGGTCACTCATTAGGTGGAGTCATTTCCTTACAATTTGCCTTGGAAGTCCACAACCAGGATAAGATGCATGGGCTAATCGTAAGTTCCCCCGCATTAAAAGTTAAATTTGATTTGGAGAAATTATTTAAACGTGAGCTAGCTAAAATCTTTGCTCAATTTATTCCTAAATTTGTTGTAGATGCAAATATCGATGTAAATTTACTAAGTCATGATAAAGCGGTAGTTGAGGATTACAAGAAAGATCCGCTCAACCATGGTAAAGTTTCTTTTCAAATGGCAAATCATCTATTTCACCTATCGTATGCTATTTTTGAAAAAGCAAAGCTCCTCCAAATTCCTGTTCTCATGATTCACGGAGATGCTGATGGAATTGCTGAAGCAAGAGGAAGTATCGAATTAGATAGCCATATAACTTCCAATAAAAAGACTTTAAAAATTTATACTGGTCTTTATCATGAGCTGATGAATGAACTTCCTGAAAATCGAGAAATTGTTTTAAACGATATTAAAAACTTTTTAGATTCTGTGATTCCTGAGAAGAAATAG
- a CDS encoding SBBP repeat-containing protein — translation MILKYDSSGNQIWSRQIGGTNDDIFRYIVIDPENNLILTGSSNSSTLDGNTNAGGYDILLAKYDTSGQKLLVKLYGTANNDYGFSVATGLNKNIYISGQTEGAFAGNTSKGKFDMFVMPLTTNGNCFLIK, via the coding sequence GTGATTTTAAAATATGACTCGTCAGGAAATCAAATTTGGTCTCGTCAAATCGGGGGAACTAATGATGATATATTCCGTTATATTGTTATTGATCCTGAAAATAATCTTATACTTACAGGATCAAGTAATAGTTCTACTTTAGATGGGAATACAAATGCAGGTGGATATGATATACTTCTAGCAAAATACGATACATCGGGTCAAAAACTCTTAGTAAAATTATATGGAACGGCTAACAATGATTATGGTTTCAGTGTTGCAACTGGTTTGAACAAAAATATTTATATCTCCGGACAAACAGAGGGCGCATTTGCCGGAAATACTTCAAAAGGAAAATTTGATATGTTTGTAATGCCTCTTACAACTAATGGGAATTGTTTTTTGATAAAGTAG
- a CDS encoding SBBP repeat-containing protein yields the protein MKRIIMINLIIIFPLFFIVCGQKQKGDLFTISDSVRPKLTAYIFLYNYLNPTQYCAIAQRGSKADDGIADTVFNSTDALYSTGYASGAINSESRIGASDFFIAKHDLAGNLSWIKQFGSALNDYGFSLAIDTKNTLYVGGAVQGSIDGNVYAGSLDLFLASYDADGNKKWLYQSGTSGMDIIFGLTTDSSSNSYVVGASNGNLDGNTNLGGQDAFLMKINSLGTRQWTTLLGTSSDDFAYSVATDDSGNIYVVGITNGNLNGNVNAGGSDIFLTKYDSSGNLLWTRLIGTAGDDSSSGIVIDKS from the coding sequence ATGAAACGCATTATAATGATTAACCTGATAATAATTTTTCCTTTATTTTTTATAGTTTGTGGGCAAAAGCAAAAGGGCGATCTATTTACTATTTCTGATTCTGTCAGACCTAAACTAACTGCTTACATATTTCTTTATAATTATTTGAATCCTACTCAATATTGTGCCATAGCTCAAAGAGGATCTAAAGCAGATGATGGAATCGCTGATACTGTGTTTAATTCAACGGATGCATTGTATTCAACTGGCTATGCGTCCGGCGCAATCAATAGTGAATCACGCATTGGTGCCTCTGATTTTTTTATCGCCAAACATGATTTAGCCGGTAACCTTTCTTGGATTAAACAATTTGGTAGTGCTTTAAACGATTATGGTTTTAGTTTAGCAATTGACACAAAAAATACTCTTTATGTGGGAGGAGCGGTTCAGGGCTCTATCGACGGTAATGTTTATGCGGGTAGTTTAGATTTGTTTCTTGCTTCTTATGATGCCGATGGAAATAAAAAATGGTTATACCAATCAGGAACTTCTGGTATGGATATCATCTTCGGACTAACGACTGATAGTTCGAGTAATTCATACGTTGTAGGTGCTAGTAATGGTAATTTAGACGGGAATACAAACTTAGGAGGACAAGACGCATTTCTTATGAAGATTAATTCCCTTGGAACAAGACAGTGGACTACATTGCTTGGAACTTCAAGCGATGATTTTGCATATTCAGTAGCAACAGACGATAGTGGAAATATCTATGTAGTTGGTATCACGAACGGGAATCTAAATGGAAATGTAAATGCTGGGGGCTCGGATATATTTTTGACAAAGTACGATTCTTCAGGAAATCTACTCTGGACCCGTTTAATTGGGACTGCTGGTGATGATAGCTCCTCCGGCATAGTCATTGATAAAAGCTAA
- a CDS encoding slipin family protein, producing MLTLIHNDERGLLFKDGNYIKTLKPGKHLLSAFLGHELIRMDLNKPFLTSKNLNLFIKDESLLAELTIVEVKDFEICLHYEDNLLSEVLKPGRYAYWNVLKIHEFRLIDTRNPIPSEEFQQSIFTNLKLQGYYYAFQVENHEAGLLYFNGVYQATLKPGKYYFWAGVVTTNVVKIDLRQQQLDVNGQELMTEDKITLRLNFTSQYKIIDPMKFMEIKNYQEQIYILLQLSLREYIGSLKLDELLQKKQEIGDFVLSKLKEKSSTFGIEFTFAGVKDIILPGEIKDILNLVLIAEKKAQANIITRREETASTRSLLNTAKLMEENPTLYRLKELEYIEKISEKVNSISLSSSGGILEQLSAIVNLKK from the coding sequence ATGCTAACACTCATACATAACGACGAAAGAGGACTTTTATTTAAAGATGGAAATTATATCAAAACTCTTAAGCCAGGAAAACATCTATTATCCGCATTTCTAGGACACGAACTCATCAGAATGGATTTGAATAAACCATTTCTTACAAGTAAGAATTTAAATCTATTCATTAAAGACGAATCGTTATTAGCCGAACTCACAATTGTAGAAGTAAAAGACTTTGAAATCTGTCTTCACTATGAAGATAATCTACTAAGTGAAGTGCTAAAGCCAGGACGTTATGCGTATTGGAATGTTTTAAAGATACATGAGTTTAGATTAATCGACACGCGAAATCCAATTCCGAGTGAAGAGTTCCAACAATCCATTTTCACAAACTTAAAACTACAGGGTTATTATTATGCCTTTCAAGTTGAGAATCACGAAGCGGGACTTTTGTATTTTAATGGAGTATATCAGGCAACTTTAAAGCCTGGCAAATACTATTTCTGGGCGGGAGTTGTGACGACTAACGTTGTAAAAATTGATTTGAGACAACAACAGCTTGATGTCAATGGACAAGAGTTGATGACAGAAGATAAAATTACTCTCCGATTAAATTTCACTTCGCAGTATAAAATCATTGACCCAATGAAATTTATGGAAATCAAAAACTATCAGGAGCAAATCTATATTTTACTCCAACTCAGTCTTCGTGAATACATTGGCTCTCTCAAGCTAGATGAGCTTTTACAAAAGAAACAAGAAATTGGTGACTTTGTATTATCTAAACTAAAAGAAAAATCATCCACTTTCGGAATTGAGTTTACCTTCGCGGGGGTAAAAGATATTATCCTCCCCGGAGAAATAAAAGATATTCTTAACCTTGTATTGATTGCAGAAAAAAAAGCACAGGCAAATATCATTACCCGTAGAGAAGAAACAGCTTCTACTCGCAGTTTATTAAACACAGCAAAACTCATGGAAGAAAACCCAACTCTCTATCGCCTAAAAGAATTAGAATACATTGAAAAAATTTCAGAAAAGGTAAATTCGATTTCTCTTTCTTCTAGCGGTGGAATCTTAGAGCAATTATCCGCTATTGTAAATCTTAAGAAATGA
- a CDS encoding Rpn family recombination-promoting nuclease/putative transposase, translated as MKLLPLTNDFVFKAVFSKHEDVLMNLLNSFPEFQKEKRIVSLKVLNPEIPKDRNTEKVIVLDIKAVDATGNKFLIEMQASYQKFFSQRILYYWAKLYSKSISKGQKYSELPRIYSFNFVNFEIFPKEEKFLWYFQISDKNKPEILLTDNLNIYIIELPKYIKTFHSSQSPLDDWVYLLKEATKLKGEQMKTLKKKNPKIKKALDELKFVSHDKKSREYYEAWLKTERDYAARTEYQLEKSKEEAIEQRNIEIAQTMLSKNLKPDFISEVTGLSIHQIKNLQKKNFTKK; from the coding sequence ATGAAGCTCCTTCCTCTTACAAATGATTTCGTATTTAAGGCAGTTTTTTCCAAGCATGAAGATGTATTGATGAATCTTCTGAATTCCTTTCCAGAATTCCAAAAGGAGAAACGCATTGTTAGCCTTAAAGTTTTGAATCCAGAAATTCCAAAAGATAGGAATACAGAAAAAGTAATTGTGTTGGATATTAAAGCAGTTGATGCGACTGGTAATAAATTCCTGATCGAAATGCAAGCCTCTTATCAAAAATTCTTCTCCCAGAGAATTCTATACTATTGGGCGAAACTATATTCAAAGTCAATTTCGAAGGGTCAAAAATACTCAGAGCTTCCTAGAATTTATTCTTTCAATTTTGTGAACTTTGAAATATTCCCGAAAGAAGAAAAATTCCTATGGTATTTTCAGATTTCTGATAAAAACAAGCCTGAAATTCTGTTGACAGATAATTTAAACATCTACATCATAGAATTACCTAAATATATAAAGACTTTCCATTCATCGCAAAGTCCTTTGGATGACTGGGTTTATCTGCTAAAAGAAGCAACAAAATTAAAGGGGGAACAAATGAAGACTTTAAAAAAGAAAAATCCTAAAATTAAAAAAGCTTTAGACGAATTGAAGTTTGTTTCCCATGATAAGAAATCTCGTGAATACTACGAAGCATGGCTCAAAACAGAAAGAGACTATGCAGCCCGCACGGAATACCAACTCGAAAAATCAAAAGAAGAAGCAATTGAACAAAGAAATATTGAGATTGCTCAGACCATGCTTTCTAAAAATCTTAAGCCTGATTTTATTTCCGAAGTCACCGGTCTTTCCATTCACCAAATTAAAAACTTACAAAAGAAAAATTTCACAAAGAAGTAA
- a CDS encoding ankyrin repeat domain-containing protein, producing the protein MNRELINIKGTHEKVEFESILNVHGKNEEGQTPLHMAATRGHIELVASLIERGADLNPKSNFGYTPLHYAANQSGVDIAKLLIDNGADVNAKSDFEYTPLHYAAHHGKTEIVKLLIEKGATISRQNMFGFTPLHYAATHGRVEAAKVLVEKGAALHLEDEDGHTALELAKKSGYAQIAEMIERTMKRSKLI; encoded by the coding sequence ATGAACAGAGAGTTAATAAATATTAAAGGAACACATGAAAAAGTAGAATTTGAAAGTATTTTAAATGTGCACGGAAAGAACGAAGAAGGACAGACTCCTCTTCATATGGCGGCAACTCGCGGTCATATTGAGTTAGTTGCTTCGCTAATTGAAAGAGGAGCTGATCTAAATCCTAAGAGTAATTTTGGTTATACCCCGCTTCATTATGCTGCCAACCAAAGTGGTGTTGATATTGCAAAGCTTCTAATCGATAATGGTGCCGATGTGAATGCAAAAAGCGATTTCGAATATACTCCCCTTCATTATGCAGCACATCATGGCAAGACAGAGATTGTTAAACTTCTTATTGAGAAGGGAGCTACTATCAGCAGGCAGAATATGTTTGGTTTCACTCCTCTTCATTATGCTGCAACACATGGACGAGTCGAAGCCGCTAAAGTTCTGGTTGAAAAAGGTGCTGCTTTGCATCTCGAAGATGAAGATGGGCATACTGCATTGGAACTTGCCAAAAAATCTGGTTATGCCCAAATCGCTGAAATGATTGAACGCACCATGAAGAGATCTAAGCTTATTTGA
- a CDS encoding GTP cyclohydrolase, translated as MKHFIIRLEYKVPIEKIDTVLTQHREFLDSGYQRKILLSSGPQNPRDGGILIARAESLEAMKDFCKEDPFAKNDFANYHFTEYIPVKFQKEFETWFLPE; from the coding sequence ATGAAACATTTCATCATCCGTTTAGAATACAAAGTCCCAATAGAGAAAATTGATACGGTCCTCACTCAGCATAGAGAATTCTTAGATTCAGGTTATCAAAGAAAAATTCTTTTAAGCTCAGGTCCACAAAATCCAAGAGATGGAGGAATCTTAATTGCAAGAGCAGAAAGCTTAGAAGCGATGAAAGATTTTTGTAAGGAAGATCCTTTTGCAAAGAATGATTTTGCTAATTATCATTTCACCGAATACATTCCCGTCAAATTCCAAAAAGAATTCGAAACCTGGTTCCTCCCAGAATAG
- a CDS encoding decaprenyl-phosphate phosphoribosyltransferase — MLVQYILLMRVHQWIKNTIIFAGIIFGHKLSDTDALLKSFFAFIIFSVIASCQYVVNDYLDRKEDALHPEKKHRPLASGKIEAGLALLITVFILPISLILSYTLHPYFFALCSFYFGFNLVYSKYLKHIVILDVMSISIGFVVRAISGAVVIGVSFSSWLLLCTFMLALFWGFSKRRGELILLEKSATSHRKILEEYSPQFLDLMMSIASTMTLISYVMYTISPDTIQKMGTDKLVYTIPIVVYAIFRSLYIIYIKNMGHNPSKAILTDISVLASGLVWVLMVTVILYFKIPSIQ, encoded by the coding sequence ATGCTAGTTCAATACATATTATTAATGCGTGTTCACCAGTGGATTAAGAACACCATTATATTTGCAGGGATCATCTTCGGTCACAAGTTATCAGACACAGATGCCTTATTAAAAAGCTTCTTTGCGTTTATCATATTTTCTGTAATTGCTAGTTGCCAGTATGTAGTGAATGATTATCTCGATAGAAAGGAAGATGCACTTCATCCTGAAAAGAAACATCGCCCTCTTGCCTCCGGCAAAATTGAAGCAGGTCTTGCTCTTCTGATAACTGTTTTTATTCTTCCGATTTCCTTGATACTTTCTTATACACTCCATCCTTACTTCTTTGCACTCTGTAGTTTTTATTTCGGATTCAATCTAGTATATAGCAAATATTTAAAACATATTGTTATCTTAGATGTGATGAGTATCAGCATTGGTTTTGTTGTGCGTGCCATTTCGGGAGCGGTTGTGATTGGTGTAAGCTTTTCGTCTTGGCTTTTACTTTGCACTTTTATGCTTGCTCTCTTCTGGGGATTTAGCAAGAGAAGAGGAGAACTGATTCTATTAGAAAAATCAGCAACTTCTCACCGCAAAATTTTAGAAGAATACTCTCCTCAGTTTTTAGATTTAATGATGTCGATTGCATCTACAATGACATTGATTAGTTACGTCATGTATACCATTAGCCCCGACACGATTCAAAAGATGGGAACAGACAAGCTTGTATATACAATTCCTATTGTTGTCTACGCAATTTTTAGAAGTCTATACATCATCTACATCAAGAATATGGGGCATAATCCTAGTAAGGCGATACTCACCGACATAAGCGTGTTAGCCTCCGGACTCGTATGGGTTCTCATGGTGACAGTGATTCTATACTTTAAAATACCTTCTATCCAATGA
- a CDS encoding redoxin family protein — translation MKVFRKILEYSFYILVVLCFTFLLSLFNGNGRKLIFQPADYPLLTESKISPEFNQKNKVIYFWATWCSVCQTNLNLFKSSYSMLNGKYNTEFISVEEGGGNALYVKKYIEKNEINFPTVFGNQALLEANKIYAFPTTVFVNEKNEIKFIDTGIMNPLSIWIRILFLYWS, via the coding sequence ATGAAAGTATTTCGCAAAATCTTAGAGTATTCCTTTTATATTTTAGTCGTCCTTTGCTTTACTTTTTTGCTTTCACTCTTCAATGGGAATGGCAGGAAATTAATCTTTCAACCTGCTGATTATCCTTTACTGACAGAGTCAAAGATTTCACCTGAGTTTAATCAAAAAAACAAAGTCATTTATTTTTGGGCAACCTGGTGCAGTGTATGTCAAACAAATCTTAATCTATTTAAGAGCAGCTACTCTATGTTAAATGGTAAATACAATACAGAGTTTATCTCGGTAGAAGAAGGCGGCGGGAATGCTTTGTATGTAAAGAAATATATAGAGAAAAATGAAATCAATTTTCCTACTGTGTTTGGAAATCAAGCACTCTTAGAGGCTAATAAGATTTATGCGTTCCCCACAACAGTCTTTGTTAATGAAAAAAATGAAATTAAATTTATTGATACAGGAATTATGAATCCACTCAGTATTTGGATTCGAATCCTGTTTTTATATTGGAGTTAA
- a CDS encoding mechanosensitive ion channel family protein: MKSISALILTFLFSLSLFSQSRTPENILEPNKFETPRETYIIFMKAMEDYRKGMQSKNNQMIAELDTAVRCLNLDGVPFALRTEKGRESAILLKEVIDRIAVLDPSSIPEVGDKPDIPLTKWTFERTEISMTKVESGERANEFLFSRETVARVYEFYAKTKHLSYLPNSGGGAGYKDPWSESLPGWMKFKISSIYVWQIVGIILSILFGYVIKWFTKFLTHFITRLVNRVPQGKINWKEKFLSFCDKPLSYIVTIGFWFFCLDVLDIEGGAFRVSSILLQILLSINIIRLFYDLTKASTEYLEVVAKENKNDFLIDAQIIPLISRTARILVVLLGSLFALQNLGVNVMSVLAGLGVGGLALALAAKDTAANLFGSIMIFLDRPFKLGDTVIVGGIEGDVEEIGFRCTRIRTFYDSVVSIPNSEVANSKIDNMGLRRYRRTNVTIGLTYDTPPQKIEAFLEGIKNILRKNELVVQDRIHVIFKGFGSSSLDILLNYFATVTEWGQDMILRQNIYLEIITLAKELKIDFAFPTQTLHIESTPGQTAIKREHSQSTEELKQTAKNFAREGKSSRPTGFGIFIHPSREHKNTDVGVEFKEQS, encoded by the coding sequence ATGAAATCTATTAGTGCATTAATACTGACTTTTTTATTTTCCCTGTCCCTTTTTTCGCAGTCGAGAACGCCTGAAAATATTCTAGAGCCAAATAAATTTGAGACACCTAGAGAAACATATATAATATTTATGAAAGCGATGGAAGATTATCGGAAGGGAATGCAATCCAAGAATAATCAAATGATTGCAGAGCTTGACACAGCAGTGCGATGTTTAAATTTAGATGGCGTTCCCTTTGCACTGAGAACTGAGAAAGGTAGGGAATCTGCCATTTTACTGAAAGAAGTAATTGACAGAATTGCTGTTCTTGATCCTTCTAGTATTCCCGAAGTGGGGGATAAGCCTGATATACCACTTACGAAATGGACGTTTGAAAGAACGGAAATCTCAATGACAAAAGTAGAAAGTGGAGAGAGAGCGAATGAATTTTTATTTTCCCGTGAGACAGTTGCACGAGTGTATGAATTCTATGCAAAGACAAAGCATCTTTCCTATTTACCTAATAGCGGTGGAGGGGCAGGATACAAAGATCCCTGGTCAGAAAGTCTTCCCGGTTGGATGAAGTTTAAGATTTCTTCTATTTATGTCTGGCAGATAGTCGGTATTATCCTCTCTATTTTATTTGGTTATGTCATCAAATGGTTTACTAAATTTTTAACTCATTTCATTACTCGATTAGTAAACCGTGTGCCACAGGGAAAGATTAATTGGAAAGAAAAATTCCTATCTTTTTGTGATAAGCCTCTTTCTTATATTGTCACCATTGGATTTTGGTTTTTTTGTTTAGACGTTTTAGATATCGAAGGAGGAGCCTTTAGAGTCAGTAGCATACTCTTACAGATATTACTCAGCATAAACATTATTCGCCTCTTCTATGATTTGACAAAAGCATCTACCGAATACTTAGAAGTAGTCGCTAAGGAAAATAAGAATGATTTCTTAATTGATGCCCAGATTATCCCTTTGATTTCAAGAACTGCACGGATACTTGTCGTTTTACTCGGAAGCCTATTTGCATTACAAAATCTAGGTGTAAATGTAATGTCAGTGCTTGCAGGACTGGGAGTAGGAGGTCTTGCACTTGCACTTGCCGCAAAAGATACAGCGGCAAATCTATTTGGTTCTATCATGATTTTTCTAGATAGACCCTTTAAACTAGGCGATACAGTCATTGTAGGAGGAATAGAAGGAGATGTAGAAGAAATTGGATTTCGCTGCACACGAATTAGAACTTTCTATGATTCAGTAGTGTCTATTCCGAACTCGGAGGTAGCAAATTCAAAAATAGACAATATGGGGCTAAGAAGATATAGGCGCACAAATGTAACGATTGGACTTACCTATGATACTCCTCCGCAAAAGATAGAAGCATTCCTTGAAGGGATAAAGAATATCCTTCGTAAGAATGAACTAGTCGTTCAAGATAGAATTCATGTAATATTCAAAGGCTTTGGGAGTTCTAGTCTGGATATACTATTAAATTATTTTGCAACCGTTACAGAATGGGGGCAAGACATGATTTTGCGCCAGAATATTTATTTAGAAATTATCACTCTTGCCAAAGAATTAAAAATAGACTTTGCATTCCCTACGCAAACACTTCATATCGAATCGACACCGGGGCAAACAGCTATTAAGCGAGAACATTCACAATCTACAGAAGAATTAAAACAAACAGCAAAGAATTTTGCCAGAGAAGGAAAGTCTTCTCGTCCTACAGGTTTTGGTATATTCATTCATCCAAGCCGTGAGCATAAAAACACAGATGTTGGCGTTGAATTCAAGGAGCAGAGTTAA